The stretch of DNA GGGGATCAAATCTTGAAGTTGTGTAAATTGTGTCGGTTGTGATAGATAATGAGAACTGGTTATGTGCGATGGTGGAAGCATTCAGCAAACAGCCGAAGGGATAATACGAGCATGAAGAACATTGCAGTGAGCGACGTTCGGAATTTCGTCTTGATGGGCCATACGGCGAGCGGAAAAACAACACTTGCGGACGCCTTGTTATTCAAGATGGGGGCCAATGACCGGTTGGGTTCCGTGGATCAGGGGTCCAGCCTGGGCGACTATACGGATGAGGAAAAGGCCCGCAAGACCACGATCTACTCCAAGTCCTTTTGCGGCACCTATAAAAGCTCCGATGGCCACAACATGGACATCGTGTTCTGTGACACTCCCGGCTATGCCGATTACTTCGGACAGGTCATCCAGGCCAGCCGGATGGCCGGCGCCGCCCTGATTACCGTCGATGCCCATGCCGGCATTCAGCTCGGTACGATGAAGGCCTGGAAACAGGCCTCCGCGCTCGATATCCCCCGCGCGATTGTGGTGACGGGGCTGGATCGGGAAAATTCCCCGTTTGAAAAAGTCATGGCCGATATCAAGGCCACCTGGGGCGACCGCTGTATCCCCGTGCTCATGCCCTTGCCGGATAACAGCGGGGTGGTGGATGTATTGGCGGCCACCGAGGTGCCCGCTTCGGTCGAGGTGGCCCTGAAGGAAGCCAAGGGCGCGTTGGTCGAAATGGCCGCCGAAACGGATGATACCCTGATCGAGAAATATCTGGCCGGTCAGCCCTTGTCCGCCCGCGAAATTGCCGATGGCCTGCGTCATGCGGTGTTTGATCGCAAGCTGGTTCCGGTATTCGCCTGCATGGCGCTGAAGAATGTTGGGGTGGGTGAACTGCTGGATGGCATCGCCCGTTTCTTCCCGTCACCGGCTGATCGTCCCGTTAAGGATGCCGAGGGCAAGCCCATTGATACGGCGCCCACCGCGCCGTTTGTCGGCTACGTCTGGCGTACCGTGAATGATCCCTTCATCGGTCACATGAGCTTCGTCTATGTCTGCGGGGGAAAGCTCAAGCCCGACATGGATGTCGTGAATGTCACCAAGGACCAGAAGGAACGGATTGTTCAGTTCGTGTCGCTGAATGGCAAAAAGCAGACCCCCATTACAGAAGCGGAGGCCGGTGACATTGTGGCGATCTCAAAATTAAAGGTTACCGCCCTGGGTGATGCCCTGTGTCAGGCCCCGGCGAAGGCCACGTTTGCGCCGTTCACCTTCCCCAATCCGGTGATGTGGGTGGCCGTGACGGCCAAAACCCAGGGGGATGAGGACAAGATCGGGACCGCCCTTCACAAGTTGGCTGAAGATGATCCGACGATTCATGTGGAGCGGCATGCGGATACCCATGAGACCATTCTGGCGGGCATGGGTGATACCCATCTG from bacterium encodes:
- the fusA gene encoding elongation factor G, whose amino-acid sequence is MKNIAVSDVRNFVLMGHTASGKTTLADALLFKMGANDRLGSVDQGSSLGDYTDEEKARKTTIYSKSFCGTYKSSDGHNMDIVFCDTPGYADYFGQVIQASRMAGAALITVDAHAGIQLGTMKAWKQASALDIPRAIVVTGLDRENSPFEKVMADIKATWGDRCIPVLMPLPDNSGVVDVLAATEVPASVEVALKEAKGALVEMAAETDDTLIEKYLAGQPLSAREIADGLRHAVFDRKLVPVFACMALKNVGVGELLDGIARFFPSPADRPVKDAEGKPIDTAPTAPFVGYVWRTVNDPFIGHMSFVYVCGGKLKPDMDVVNVTKDQKERIVQFVSLNGKKQTPITEAEAGDIVAISKLKVTALGDALCQAPAKATFAPFTFPNPVMWVAVTAKTQGDEDKIGTALHKLAEDDPTIHVERHADTHETILAGMGDTHLAVAVERMKKRNNVDVVLSTPKVAYKETVTGQGDGHYKHKKQSGGRGQYGEVYLKVAPLPEGDEHLFVDALVGGAIPHNFVPAVHKGVLDGMAKGSLAGCPVVGVQSTVYDGSYHDVDSSEVAFKIAAGRAFREAMSKARPVLLEPIMSVKITIPDHFMGDINGDMSHRRGRIVGMEAGEGLQIITADIPQAELFNYCAELRSMTGGRGSFEMAFARYDVVPSTVAQKIIAAAAKNKEEEQE